GTATTTGATAAAGGTGGAATCGAAACCTTTGCTGCCTGTGGTAGAATAATTCTTTTTAAAATTTGGGAATATGACATGCCAATCGAATAACCAGCTTCCCATTGACCCTTTGGAGTCGAAAGAATAGCCGCCCTAATAATTTCTGATGCATAAGCTCCGACATTCAAAGAAAAACCAATAATAGCAGATGTATAAGGATCAATTGTCACTCCGATATTTGGCAAACCGTAAAAAATGATAAAAAGTTGGACCAACAATGGTGTCCCACGGATCGCTGAAACATAAATTCGTGCAATACCTTGAAAAAATTTCACGTGTGAAATCCTACCAAGCGCCGTAAAAATTGCCAATGTTAACCCAAGAATAAATGAAATAATTGTCAATGGAATCGAATAAAAAATAGCTCCCTTCAGTAGAGGCTGAAGGGAACTTTGGGCGATGTCCATTAACCTGGCTGTACGCTCCGGGTCAGTAAAAATACTACTTAAGAACATCTTCACCAAACCATTTCTCTGAGATTTTTTTGTATGTGCCATCATTAATTATATCAGTTAGAGCTTTATTTACGCCATCAACAAGAGTGTTACTATCTTTTCTAAACATTAAGCCGCTCTGTGATGCGTCTTTTGAAGTGTCTACAACCTTTATTGGTGCATCAGGTTTTTGTTTTTTGAAATCAAGGAATGTTAATTTATCGTTGACAGTAACATCCACTCGTTTAGAGGTTAGGAGTTGGACTGCTTGGTCAAAGCCTTCTACTCCAACAATTTTAGCACCATTTTTCTTGGCAATATCTGCGTAGTTACTTGTCAACGATTGAGCAGAATTTAACCCTTTCATATCTGCGAAGCTCTTTACGGTAGTGTTGTCACTATGCGCAATAAGGACAGCAGAAGATGTAATATAAGGAGTAGAGAAATCGTATTTCACTTGACGATCAGGACGAATCCCAACTTCATTAGCAATCATATCAAAACGTTTTGCATCTAATCCAGCAAACATGGCATCCCATTGAGTTTCTTTAAATTCTGGAGTTACGCCAATACGTTTTGCTACTTCAGTCGCAAGCTCCACATCAAAACCAGTTAACTTACCGTTAGCATCATGGAAAGTGAATGGAGGATATGTACCTTCCGTACCAATTAAAATCTTTCCGTCTGCTTTTACTTTTTTCAATAAATCTTGTTCAGTTCCTTTTTGGGCCGTCTGTTTCTTTACTTCTTTTTTATTGTCTGTAGCATTATTATTTGTACCACAAGCGGTTAGAACAAACATAAAGCTTAATAATAATGCAAAAATAGTCGTTAATTTTTTATTCAATTTCAATACCCCCGAATTCTTAGTGTTTTTGTCGGTTTTGTATATCTTATAACACCTATTCTATTCTGTCAAAGGAAATTACATAGTATTTTTTATCATCCCCGAGTATAGCCTTTTTACACGTGCTAAGGGAAAACAACTCTGTTTAATTTATAGCAATGTGTAGTATATGACCGTGTGTTTATTAAAGGCCCCCAAATTTCCTAAAAGCTTTGGATTTGTTGCCCTAGTTAGGTAGGTGATTAACACTATATGTTGTTTAGATTTATGGGGTTCGATCAATTGAAAAAAAGCCTATCAGAAATCATCCTGATAGGCCCTCAATTTATGCTGCAGATTTCTCTTTTTGGTTTATTTCCAATCTTCTTCTTTTTGCAACCGGCCCGTAAAATAGAATTCCACTTAGAATTAATCCCATTCCATAAGCGAATGTTTTAATATCAGACGTTCCAGAAATAATAACCCATACGGAATAAATAGTTGCAAGTAATGCGATGATCCCATCGGTAATACGCGATCTTTCACCTTTGTATGTTTCCCCAGTTATCACTAATTTGAGTTGATAAATAGACGAAATAAAATAGGGGACAAGGTAAGATAATGTTGCAATAACAATAACAAAATCAAATGCTTGTGAAATTGATTTTGAAACAGTTGAAAAGATAAATAACTGTGCTATACCGTTTGTTACAATTAAAGAAAACAAGGGTAAGCCTTTTTTATTTTCTTTTAAGAAGGCTGGCAAGAATACATTCTGCTTAGCTGCTTGATAAGGAACCTCAGCACTTAACATTATCCAGCCTATAGTTGAACCGAATAAGCTAATTAATCCAACTGCAGCTAGTACTTTTCCGCCAATTGGTCCTAAAATAGTTTGAATCGCATCGATTAATGGTTTGTCAGAATGGATCAATGTATTTTGACTTAACATCCCCATTACGAGGGTACTAATTCCAATATAAATCACGATGGAAATAAGTAAGCCAATAATGGTTGCTCTTTTCACATCCGCCTGTTTCTTGGCACGAGTTGCAAACACAACCGCCGATTCTACCCCAACAAATGCCCATAAGGTGTTAATAGCTGCATGGTTTACTTGCTTCATAACCCCCATTGCATGTCCAGCATCATCAACCCGTGTTGCTAAAAATGGAAGCATATTTGTTTTTTGGAAAGCAAATAGACCTACAATTATGAATAAGAAAAATCCAATTACTTTTGCAGCAGTTGCTATAAAATTTAACCTTCCGGCGTTTTCCATTCCACGTAAAATGATAAGATGTGTTCCCCATAGAAGTAGTGTACAAACGATAAATGTTAATCCATTCCCAACTTTTAAGGTGAACCCACCAATTGAAAACCATTTGGCCCCGCTTGTTAAGATCGGGAAGAAAGTTGATAAATACCCAGCAAAAGTGGTAATGATTGCAACATTTCCTGCCATGTTACCGATCCAATATCCCCAGGAAGACATAAAGCCAGTTAATGTGGAGGCTTGAGAGCCCTGCTTAAACAATTCTTTTGCATAAATTTGAGGGCCTCCTGTTAACATTGGCTTTCTTAATGCCAAATTACCAAAGACTAGTGCTAATAACAATGCTCCGAGTCCTGTCAACACCCAAGCTAATAATACGCCAGCGGGGCTTGCTGCTTCTGATAAAGAACGTGGAAGCATAAAAATTCCTGAACCAACCATATTTCCAACAACCAAAGCCGTTAAAATCCAGATACCTAATTTATTTGATTTACTCATTGAAGAGTTCTCCCTTCATGTCCTTATAACCAATATGGATTGTATAATAAAAATTCCTTTATTAGAATAAGTCCCTGTATACCCTGTGTCAATGGGAAATTTTAATATGATAAAGTAGTAGAGAAATAAACTGTCAGGGTAGTAAACGCGATGATCTCGAGGGAGGCGATGATTAGGCGTAGTTGCCTTCTGCTTAACAAAAAAAAGGATGGTCACTTTTCCACCATCGCATTTCTAAAACCATCAATTTGCTTATATTTTTCTTCTTCATTATTTAAGAGGGTATGGCCATATTTAGGCATCATCTGATAATATTCTTTTTTCGTCGTTGAAACAGCAAACAGGTATATTTGACCTTCTTTCAATAGGTGTTCCTTTTCATACCTAAGCAAATAAAGTTTTCCATTCTTTTTATAGTATCCACCTAGTTGATTAATTAGGATGTCATCACCTAGCAATGCACCTTTAATATTTTGCGTAATGCGAACAGAAAACTGGGTATTGGGCTGACCGGTATACTCCTTACTCCCACTTTTTTTGACCACTTCTCCGATAAAAATATAATCAACAGCCTTACTCAGTTTTCGCTTATCATGATAGTCATCTTTGTATGTAAAGTGTTTATTTACGATTATTGCTGAACTTTTTAGGTCCAAAAAGGTTGTATAATACTTTGTTAAAAAAAGCCCTAGTCCTAAACATATAATAATCAAAAAATAGATATTTCGCTTCAGGGGTATCCACCTCTTCCTTTGGAGTTTCCTTTTCTTCCAATTATATCTGGCTGTATTTCTGTTTTTCGTTGTAGGTTGTGACGCTTTATGGAACTTTTTAAGCTAATCAGAATTTATGGATATAAATTCTGATTAGCTTAAAAAAAAACGAGGAGAGAACATAAACTGTCTCTCCTCATCATCGTTATTTCCACCAACTATCAAACATGGTGGTTGGAAGCCTACGCTTGTGTTCAGTTAGGAGATACCGCTTTTCTATTTTAGCAGCAATTTCCTCTGAAACATCTTTCCCTTCAAGATAATCATCAAGTTCATCATAAGTTATTCCTAGTTCAGTCTCATCGGCCTGCCCTGGTTTATGATCTAAAAGATCTGCGGTAGGTACTTTTAAATATAAGCGTTCATCTGCACCAAGCTCTTTCAGCAATGCTTTTCCCTGGCGCTTCGTTAAGCCTGACAACGGAAGGATATCAGCACCTCCATCTCCGTATTTAGTATAAAAACCAGTAACTGCTTCAGCTGCATGATCTGTACCAATCACAAGAAGGCCTTCCATGCCGCCAACTGCATATTGGGCAATCATCCTCATCCTCGCCTTAACATTTCCTTTTTGATAATCACTTAAAGGCTTTTCTTGAAAAATACGGTTGTATTCCGTTTGAACATCATCAACTGCTTCTTTAATATTAAAGGATGTTGACCGATCCGCTTGAATAAAATGTAGTGACTTTTGTGCATCATCTTCATCCTGCTGAACCCCATATGGAAGACGCACCGCGATAAATAATGCATCATTTCCTTCACTGCGAAGCTCTTCAACAGCGAGTTGGGCTAGGCGC
The Neobacillus sp. PS3-40 genome window above contains:
- a CDS encoding amino acid ABC transporter permease, translating into MFLSSIFTDPERTARLMDIAQSSLQPLLKGAIFYSIPLTIISFILGLTLAIFTALGRISHVKFFQGIARIYVSAIRGTPLLVQLFIIFYGLPNIGVTIDPYTSAIIGFSLNVGAYASEIIRAAILSTPKGQWEAGYSIGMSYSQILKRIILPQAAKVSIPPLSNTFISLVKDTSLASLVLVTEMFRRAQEIAATNYEFLLVYTEAALLYWVICFFLSIIQQMLEKKLDRYVS
- a CDS encoding amino acid ABC transporter substrate-binding protein, with the translated sequence MFVLTACGTNNNATDNKKEVKKQTAQKGTEQDLLKKVKADGKILIGTEGTYPPFTFHDANGKLTGFDVELATEVAKRIGVTPEFKETQWDAMFAGLDAKRFDMIANEVGIRPDRQVKYDFSTPYITSSAVLIAHSDNTTVKSFADMKGLNSAQSLTSNYADIAKKNGAKIVGVEGFDQAVQLLTSKRVDVTVNDKLTFLDFKKQKPDAPIKVVDTSKDASQSGLMFRKDSNTLVDGVNKALTDIINDGTYKKISEKWFGEDVLK
- a CDS encoding amino acid permease; this encodes MSKSNKLGIWILTALVVGNMVGSGIFMLPRSLSEAASPAGVLLAWVLTGLGALLLALVFGNLALRKPMLTGGPQIYAKELFKQGSQASTLTGFMSSWGYWIGNMAGNVAIITTFAGYLSTFFPILTSGAKWFSIGGFTLKVGNGLTFIVCTLLLWGTHLIILRGMENAGRLNFIATAAKVIGFFLFIIVGLFAFQKTNMLPFLATRVDDAGHAMGVMKQVNHAAINTLWAFVGVESAVVFATRAKKQADVKRATIIGLLISIVIYIGISTLVMGMLSQNTLIHSDKPLIDAIQTILGPIGGKVLAAVGLISLFGSTIGWIMLSAEVPYQAAKQNVFLPAFLKENKKGLPLFSLIVTNGIAQLFIFSTVSKSISQAFDFVIVIATLSYLVPYFISSIYQLKLVITGETYKGERSRITDGIIALLATIYSVWVIISGTSDIKTFAYGMGLILSGILFYGPVAKRRRLEINQKEKSAA
- the nadE gene encoding ammonia-dependent NAD(+) synthetase, translating into MSLQKQIMKDLNISPTIQPKEEIRKRIDFLKNYLVKTKARGYVLGISGGQDSTLAGRLAQLAVEELRSEGNDALFIAVRLPYGVQQDEDDAQKSLHFIQADRSTSFNIKEAVDDVQTEYNRIFQEKPLSDYQKGNVKARMRMIAQYAVGGMEGLLVIGTDHAAEAVTGFYTKYGDGGADILPLSGLTKRQGKALLKELGADERLYLKVPTADLLDHKPGQADETELGITYDELDDYLEGKDVSEEIAAKIEKRYLLTEHKRRLPTTMFDSWWK